From Natronincola ferrireducens, the proteins below share one genomic window:
- a CDS encoding molybdenum cofactor guanylyltransferase: protein MKKKSISVVILAGGGSTRMGRNKALLQLGNKTMIEEIIDKVRPLFDEIIVVTNNPEEYPMLRDILFVKDTIKTAQKNSLVGIYTGLLTSQNPYTFIIPCDMPFINSELITYMIHQLEEEDILIPFVEGHYQPLHAIYGKKCLAPIKKLLDKEQYKIINFFPEVSVKTICDEEVTRFSKDMICFLNINTYENYLTIKENWSGI from the coding sequence ATGAAAAAAAAATCAATTTCAGTAGTAATCCTTGCTGGAGGCGGTAGTACTCGAATGGGAAGAAATAAGGCTCTGTTGCAATTAGGAAACAAAACGATGATTGAAGAAATTATTGATAAAGTCAGACCCTTATTTGATGAAATTATTGTAGTTACCAATAATCCTGAAGAATATCCTATGTTAAGGGATATACTATTTGTAAAGGATACTATAAAAACCGCACAAAAGAATTCTCTAGTAGGGATTTATACAGGTCTATTAACCAGTCAAAACCCTTATACCTTTATTATTCCTTGTGATATGCCCTTTATCAATTCTGAGCTTATTACCTATATGATCCATCAATTGGAGGAAGAGGATATCCTGATTCCCTTTGTGGAGGGACACTATCAACCATTACACGCCATATACGGAAAGAAATGTTTAGCTCCCATAAAAAAATTATTAGATAAGGAGCAATATAAAATTATTAATTTTTTTCCTGAGGTTTCAGTAAAAACCATATGTGATGAAGAAGTAACAAGATTTTCTAAAGATATGATATGTTTTTTAAATATCAATACCTATGAAAATTATTTAACCATAAAAGAAAACTGGAGTGGAATCTAA